The Diadema setosum chromosome 12, eeDiaSeto1, whole genome shotgun sequence genome has a segment encoding these proteins:
- the LOC140235703 gene encoding uncharacterized protein, translating into MEVQQPQEQLHHPAKPGAVANTNVVCEERSPPTGKQVKPKKKLVKSVTVSGTNMAGKVPQAKQGPKTAEKSSDVEDRLSRLESLLSKVVDALPSVNSTPPKPASRHFVAYDEAHSAGQCEIPMETDFQQCGEPHVRDTGEANREEGEFASDAADVLEIPVLAAKFAKPGDTGLPVDEDLASSTTYLISHPLEEKVLEETASKYPAPSNCVYLATPKVNGPIWDNLPQHTRSRDAKLQRVQKSLTKGLSALIQSFPSPRLTDTQQDALALLCNANFELNSLRKELIKPDMAATYSHLCKPSTPVTKFLFGDELGKRMKDLKEEQKAASGVMRNPISRPQSSTYHPYRGAAFSKRQYRSAGWTASSAASTHRPTAGGSSRPFLGQRPQWGHSKQPPPRTASRPPQQAPQHRPPMQRKK; encoded by the coding sequence ATGGAGGTACAACAGCCCCAAGAACAGCTGCATCATCCGGCTAAGCCCGGCGCAGTGGCAAACACCAACGTTGTTTGCGAAGAACGTTCCCCTCCGACAGGCAAACAAGTCAAGCCGAAAAAGAAACTAGTTAAGTCGGTCACGGTTTCCGGTACTAACATGGCGGGTAAAGTGCCGCAAGCGAAGCAGGGCCCAAAGACGGCCGAAAAATCCTCGGATGTCGAGGACAGACTATCGAGACTGGAAAGTCTTCTGAGTAAAGTGGTCGACGCGCTGCCCAGTGTAAACTCCACGCCGCCGAAACCGGCATCGCGCCATTTTGTGGCGTACGATGAGGCGCACAGCGCCGGACAGTGTGAAATTCCTATGGAAACTGATTTTCAACAGTGCGGGGAGCCGCACGTGCGTGACACGGGCGAAGCCAACAGAGAAGAAGGCGAATTTGCGTCAGACGCGGCAGACGTGCTAGAAATCCCCGTTCTCGCAGCAAAATTTGCCAAGCCGGGTGATACAGGGCTACCGGTAGACGAGGACTTAGCCAGCTCTACTACTTACCTCATAAGCCACCCTCTAGAAGAAAAAGTGTTGGAAGAGACGGCATCTAAGTATCCAGCCCCGAGCAACTGTGTTTACCTCGCTACACCGAAGGTGAACGGCCCGATCTGGGATAACCTACCGCAACACACACGCAGTAGAGATGCCAAGTTACAGCGTGTGCAGAAGTCGCTGACGAAGGGCCTGAGCGCGCTAATACAGTCCTTCCCATCACCTCGGCTGACCGACACACAGCAGGACGCATTGGCGTTGCTGTGCAATGCCAATTTTGAACTCAATTCGTTGAGGAAAGAACTTATCAAGCCGGACATGGCAGCCACTTACTCTCATCTTTGCAAACCTTCCACTCCCGTCACTAAATTCCTATTCGGGGATGAATtgggaaagagaatgaaagaccTCAAAGAGGAGCAGAAAGCTGCATCAGGGGTGATGAGAAACCCAATTTCGCGGCCACAGTCTAGTACGTACCACCCGTACAGGGGAGCAGCTTTCTCCAAGCGACAATACAGAAGTGCTGGCTGGACTGCAAGTTCAGCTGCCTCAACACACAGACCAACAGCCGGCGGTAGTAGCAGGCCTTTTTTAGGTCAGCGCCCACAGTGGGGTCACAGCAAGCAGCCACCACCCCGCACAGCGAGCCGCCCCCCACAACAGGCTCCACAGCACAGGCCTCCAATGCAGCGCAAGAAATAA
- the LOC140235704 gene encoding uncharacterized protein codes for MRQPFERTGLKKEIVDILAASWRASTQKQYCVYIKKWKDFCKSKKKSHLHSSVQFVLEFLSELFHVGGLGYNALNTARSALASFLVLEDGASTVGNNILISRFMKGVFHLRTPRPRYVDTWDVNIVFCYLRKLSPANALSLQDLTKKLCMLMALISTQRAQSLQLLNLDNMILKGSSVTFHFSELLKQNRPGNAGYTLSMRAYPPDRRLCVVNYIKAYIRRTEEIRGQERRLFISFRRPHAKVTSQTISRWIKDVMTAAGIDTSKYKAHSTRAAATSAAHRADLPVSFILEKAGWTNEKTFRKYYRKPLLDGSKCLSTALLK; via the coding sequence ATGCGGCAGCCCTTCGAAAGGACAGGACTAAAGAAGGAAATTGTGGACATTTTGGCCGCTTCTTGGAGAGCCTCTACCCAGAAGCAATATTGTGTGTACATAAAGAAGTGGAAAGACTTTTGCAAGAGTAAGAAGAAAAGCCATCTTCACTCTAGTGTTCAGTTTGTTTTAGAATTTCTTAGTGAGCTTTTTCATGTAGGAGGTCTTGGATACAATGCACTCAACACAGCAAGAAGTGCGCTCGCATCATTCCTAGTTCTTGAGGATGGTGCCTCTACAGTTGggaacaacattttgatatcaagattTATGAAGGGAGTTTTCCATCTCCGAACCCCAAGACCTCGCTATGTAGATACTTGGGATGTAAATATTGTGTTTTGCTATCTCAGAAAGCTGTCACCGGCAAATGCACTGAGCCTACAAGATCTCACCAAAAAGCTATGCATGCTCATGGCTCTCATCTCAACACAGAGAGCACAGTCGTTGCAGCTCCTGAATTTGGACAACATGATACTCAAGGGATCATcagttacatttcatttcagcgaGCTACTGAAACAAAATAGGCCTGGAAACGCTGGCTACACACTGAGCATGAGAGCCTACCCTCCAGATCGTCGATTGTGCGTTGTCAACTACATCAAAGCCTACATACGGAGGACTGAGGAAATTCGAGGCCAAGAGCGTCGGCTCTTTATTAGTTTTCGCAGACCCCATGCGAAAGTTACGTCACAAACCATCTCCAGGTGGATCAAAGATGTTATGACAGCGGCAGGAATcgacacttcaaaatataaggCTCACTCAACAAGAGCAGCTGCGACGTCAGCTGCACACAGAGCAGACTTGCCAGTTTCGTTTATCCTTGAGAAGGCAGGCTGGACGAATGAAAAGACTTTCAGAAAGTACTACAGAAAACCTTTGCTGGATGGGAGCAAGTGTCTTTCAACTGCTCTACTAAAATGA